From Candidatus Dormiibacterota bacterium, a single genomic window includes:
- a CDS encoding TolC family protein, producing MRARRAVALIAALIAGAGATPTRGVPAFAALSLAGAESTTIARDVSVQEAYAVVAQRSALLHLARVRAYPHLVGDYSLSAQAGTTPNSTLEQHLLSVGAGISLNDILASAQATRSAAGDVLASQRQADAAVLAARERAVRLYYGALSAVALETFRAAELAGALRDRNAAALRARSGEAPELDVIRADVTLEQARADLALAAAQRVDAIGALASATGVEAASLATITTEPGPPATRGGVDAYVSRALAQRPEIAALMALVAARRADVSLAKQSALPSVTASGGVQGGADTGQPIHGSVAGVHVDLPLGSPASSNTQIARAQFDAVSAQLIDVRRTIALEVAAAFGDAHAADASAQAAAAASEQAARALRAVELGYREGASSSLDVADARRTYVQASVNAVVAEYLRAQAHAILEVIVP from the coding sequence ATGAGAGCGCGCCGAGCCGTCGCCCTGATTGCCGCGCTCATTGCCGGCGCGGGTGCGACTCCGACTAGAGGCGTGCCGGCATTCGCCGCGTTGTCGCTCGCGGGCGCGGAGTCGACGACCATCGCGCGCGACGTATCCGTCCAAGAAGCTTACGCTGTCGTCGCGCAGCGGTCCGCCCTGCTGCACCTTGCGCGCGTTCGGGCCTATCCTCATCTCGTCGGCGATTACAGCCTTTCCGCGCAAGCTGGGACCACGCCGAACTCCACGCTCGAGCAGCATCTATTGAGCGTAGGAGCGGGAATCTCTTTGAACGACATCCTCGCGAGCGCACAGGCGACTCGCTCCGCTGCCGGCGACGTGCTCGCGTCGCAACGACAGGCGGATGCCGCTGTGCTCGCCGCGCGCGAGCGGGCGGTGCGATTGTACTACGGTGCACTCTCTGCCGTGGCACTCGAGACCTTTCGGGCCGCCGAGCTTGCTGGCGCCCTGCGTGACCGGAACGCTGCTGCGCTTCGCGCGCGCAGTGGTGAAGCTCCCGAGCTCGACGTGATTCGAGCGGACGTCACGCTGGAACAAGCGCGAGCCGACCTCGCGCTGGCAGCCGCGCAGCGCGTTGACGCCATCGGAGCGTTGGCGTCGGCAACCGGCGTCGAAGCAGCGAGCCTAGCGACAATCACGACCGAGCCCGGACCGCCAGCCACGCGCGGCGGAGTCGACGCGTACGTCTCTCGCGCGCTCGCACAGAGGCCTGAGATTGCCGCGCTCATGGCGTTGGTCGCGGCACGCCGAGCTGACGTCTCTCTCGCCAAACAGAGCGCGCTTCCGAGTGTGACGGCCAGCGGCGGAGTACAAGGAGGGGCAGACACCGGTCAACCCATTCACGGATCCGTGGCGGGGGTGCACGTCGATCTCCCGCTGGGATCGCCGGCCTCGTCGAATACGCAGATCGCGCGCGCGCAGTTCGATGCCGTCAGCGCGCAGCTTATCGACGTTCGGAGAACGATCGCGCTGGAGGTTGCCGCCGCCTTCGGTGATGCTCACGCAGCGGATGCGTCGGCGCAAGCCGCCGCAGCGGCTAGCGAGCAGGCCGCGCGCGCGTTGCGCGCGGTCGAATTAGGATATCGCGAAGGTGCAAGCTCGAGCCTCGACGTTGCCGACGCGCGGCGCACGTACGTGCAAGCATCGGTCAACGCGGTCGTGGCGGAGTACCTACGGGCGCAAGCGCATGCAATCTTGGAGGTCATCGTTCCATGA
- a CDS encoding HlyD family efflux transporter periplasmic adaptor subunit, producing MKRPFVIVAVAAVGVVLITWLVVRSHRGVVMPAAQQQVPVAIVRYGSVDETIELAGRVGPAAGTQTKLAFSIPGTVSGIDVSLGQHVQSGTILARLDARPLALVAQQAQAQAQAAAAQEAYARIDRISVRLRVDEAELARQRVLLGAGVVARRDLEAVQATVASDRADVQSARDALAAAEATAAAASARASSAQYDLSRSALRAPFDSVVVGVYAQPGQVVDATVPIVAVAAAQTYVATLDVPVTDVPRIASGDLVHVNAAGRTFDARIGAVAPAVNPATGLAELSVEGIPSDIPPGTPIDARVVYGHARGLVVPQSSLIADPQTGKLLTFVESHDRSGTQRFTIRNVSVGAQDARSAIVGGLYAGERVASQGTINLLAPPSGGD from the coding sequence ATGAAACGACCGTTCGTCATCGTCGCGGTCGCTGCTGTCGGCGTCGTTCTCATCACATGGCTGGTCGTGCGAAGTCATCGCGGCGTCGTAATGCCGGCCGCGCAGCAACAGGTTCCGGTCGCGATCGTACGCTACGGGAGCGTCGATGAGACGATCGAGCTCGCGGGTCGCGTGGGGCCGGCCGCCGGCACGCAGACGAAGCTCGCCTTTTCGATTCCCGGAACCGTCAGCGGCATCGACGTAAGCCTCGGACAGCACGTGCAAAGCGGCACCATCTTGGCGCGGCTCGACGCGCGGCCTCTCGCGCTTGTCGCACAACAAGCGCAAGCCCAAGCGCAGGCCGCGGCGGCTCAGGAAGCGTACGCGCGCATCGACCGGATATCGGTGAGGTTGCGCGTAGACGAGGCCGAGCTTGCGCGTCAGCGCGTTCTTCTCGGCGCGGGCGTGGTTGCGCGCCGCGACCTCGAGGCGGTGCAAGCCACGGTTGCGAGCGATCGCGCGGACGTGCAGAGCGCGCGCGACGCGCTTGCGGCCGCCGAAGCGACGGCAGCCGCGGCAAGTGCTCGTGCGTCGTCCGCGCAGTACGATCTCTCGCGCTCGGCGCTGCGGGCGCCCTTCGATAGCGTGGTCGTCGGTGTCTACGCCCAACCGGGGCAAGTAGTAGACGCGACCGTTCCCATCGTTGCCGTCGCGGCGGCACAAACGTACGTCGCGACGCTCGACGTCCCGGTTACGGACGTTCCACGCATTGCGAGTGGGGATCTCGTTCATGTGAACGCCGCCGGGAGAACGTTCGATGCGCGCATCGGTGCGGTGGCGCCGGCGGTCAATCCTGCGACCGGTCTAGCAGAGCTCAGCGTTGAAGGCATTCCAAGCGACATCCCACCGGGAACCCCGATCGACGCGCGCGTCGTGTACGGCCACGCTCGCGGGCTCGTCGTACCGCAGAGCAGCCTCATCGCCGACCCGCAAACCGGGAAGCTGCTGACGTTCGTCGAGTCGCACGACCGGAGCGGCACTCAACGCTTCACCATCCGCAACGTGAGCGTCGGCGCGCAGGACGCGCGCTCTGCGATCGTCGGCGGCCTGTACGCCGGCGAGCGCGTTGCATCGCAAGGAACGATAAACTTACTGGCGCCGCCGTCAGGCGGCGATTGA
- a CDS encoding thioesterase family protein: MISGFPLLWTFTVPWSDVDMLQHVNNVAYIRWIETIRCEYFTRVVQEPINGERGMILAQLDFTYQQQLRYHEEVTVGCKVSHVGNKSFEMSHEIWSRDHDYVAALGKTVLVAYDFRHGHSIRVPDEWRSSIAAFEAGPPQNYE; the protein is encoded by the coding sequence ATGATCAGCGGCTTCCCTCTGCTCTGGACCTTCACCGTGCCGTGGTCGGACGTCGACATGCTCCAGCACGTCAACAACGTCGCCTATATCCGTTGGATCGAAACGATTCGGTGTGAGTACTTCACGCGCGTGGTACAAGAGCCGATCAACGGCGAACGCGGCATGATTCTCGCCCAGCTCGACTTCACGTATCAGCAGCAGCTTCGGTACCATGAAGAGGTCACCGTCGGCTGCAAGGTGTCGCACGTCGGCAACAAGTCCTTCGAGATGAGCCACGAGATCTGGAGCCGCGACCACGACTACGTTGCAGCGCTCGGCAAGACCGTGCTCGTCGCGTACGACTTTCGCCACGGGCACTCCATTCGAGTCCCAGACGAATGGCGCTCCTCCATCGCGGCCTTCGAAGCAGGGCCGCCGCAGAACTACGAATAA